The genomic stretch GCCCAAGCTGAAGAACAACCAGAACATTCATTTTACCGTTACCAATAATCCGGGCAAGGAATATGACGCCCAGATATTTTCCCTGGGTTCTACCTTTGAAGATGAAAGCAAGGCAGTGAGCGTGCATGCGCAGGTGAAAGGGGATAAAACGGGCCTGATAGATGGAATGAATATTACAGCGTTGATCAGTCTGGACAAGATTACTACTCCGGCAGTACCCAATGAAGCCATTGTTACTTACCAGGGACAGGATTATATTTTTATTGTTACCGATGCCCATGCGGAGGAAGAGCATCACGAGGAAGGGGCAGGCCATAGCCATGATGAAGGCGAGCCGCATGATCATAAAGAACCTGCAAAACCGGTAGCCAAAGAGACCAGTTTTGAAAAGGTACCTGTGGCCAAAGGCACTTCAGAAGTAGGGTACACGCAGATCACTTTGCTGAAGCCTGTGCCGCCGGATGTAAAGATCGTTACCAAAGGCGCCTTCTTTGTGCTGGCCAAGCTCACGAATGCCGGTGAAGGTGAACATGCTCATTGATGAGCCTCTTTGCCGGCAGGAATAGTTATTGATAGTATATATTCAATGTTGTAGTTATGGAGAACAGACAGTCGGATCCGGACGCCAACCGGCATAAACCGGAAGCCAGCACAAATGCTGCAGGCCATGAACAGGCTACGGGTAATGACCATGCGCATCGCGAGGGAGAAAAGCATGATCATCCCGATGGTGGTAAACATTTACTTGAAAAAGGCGAACCTCATGCTCATGGTGAAGATGGCAAGCATACGCATGCTCATTCTCACGGCGGTGTATTGGGCAGGCATACAGAACTTATATTCAGCCTCATCTGTGGGGCCTTGGTGGGGATTGGTTTTGGGCTATCCTTTTTACAGGGCATTGATGGGGTGGTCCCTACCATATTGTATATGGCGGCCTACTTATTTGGCGGCTATTTTACGGCAAAGGAGGCCATACAAACCGTTAGCAGGGGCGGTTTTGAGATCGATTTCCTGATGCTGGTAGCCGCCCTGGGTGCAGCGCTGCTGGGCAGCTGGCTGGAAGGGGCCTTGCTGTTATTCCTATTCAGCCTGGGCCATGCCCTGGAGCATGCTGCTATGGAGAAGGCGCGTAAGTCCATTTCGGCATTGATGGACCTGGCGCCGAAAACGGCGCTGGTCAAACAAACGGGCCAGATCCGGGAAGTATCCATTGATGCGCTCCGGGTCGGTGATATTGTGGTGGTAAGGCCCAATACAAAGATTGCAGCGGATGGGGTAGTGGTGGCTGGCAGCAGCAGTGTGGACCAGGCGCCTATCACCGGGGAAAGTATACCGGTGGATAAGATGGCGATAGATAACCCGGCTATCGATCTGCAGGATGCGGAAAAGCTGGATGCCCGGTATCGTGTTTTTGCCGGTACCATCAATGGCAATGAGCTGCTGGAAATAAAAGTGACCAGGGAGGGGACTGACTCTACTTTGTCGAGGTTGGTCAAAATGGTCAATGAAGCCCAGGAGCAGCAATCGCCTACGCAGCAGTTCACCCGTAAAGTGGAGCGGATCTTTGTGCCGGCAGTCCTGGTATTGGTGACCCTGCTTTGCTTTGCCTTCCTGGTCATTGATGAGCCTTTCAGCAAAAGTTTTTACCGGGCCATGGCTGTGCTTGTAGCCGCCAGTCCCTGTGCCCTGGCTATTTCCACTCCCAGCGCTGTGCTGAGCGGCGTGGCCCGTGCTGCCCGCGCCGGCGTACTGATCAAAGGAGGGAGGCCGCTGGAAGACCTGGGCACGCTGACGGCGCTTGCCTTTGATAAGACCGGGACACTCACAGAAGGCAAGCCCAGGTTAACGACCGTACACCCTTTCAATAACCTGGCAGAAATGGAGCTGCTCCGGATAGCAGTAGCTGTGGAAGCATTAAGTGATCACCCTATTGCAAAAGCCATTGTGCGGGATGGAAAAGAGCGATTGGGGAACGAAGCTATTCCCCAGGCGCATGATATGGAAGCGGTATTGGGCAAGGGCATTAAAGCCGCTATAGGCAATGACCAGGTATTTGCAGGCAATCTCACCCTGTTTGAAACATTGGATGCTGCAAGGCCTTCCGCCGAAATAGTCAGCGCCGTCAAAAAAGCGGAAGCTGAAGGACAGACCACAATGCTGATCCGGAAGAACCAGAAATACATTGGGCTGATCGCTGTCATGGATACACCCCGGCAGGAGGCGAAGGAAGTGCTGGCTGCCTTACAACGGGCAGGTATCAAAAAGATGATCATGCTCACGGGCGATAACCAGCAGGTGGCGGAGGCTATTGCTGCTGAGATCGGGATCACTGATGCTATGGGCAGCCTGTTGCCGGAGCAAAAAGTGGAAGCGATCCAGCGGCTGGCAAAAGAGGAAGGTAAGGTAGCCATGGTAGGAGATGGGGTGAATGATGCGCCGGCGATGGCTAAAAGCACGGTGGGGATCGCTATGGGAGCGGCGGGCAGTGATGTCGCCCTGGAAACAGCAGATATTGCGCTTATGGGGGATAAGCTGGGCTTATTGCCCTTTGCCATCGGGTTGAGCAGGCAATCGAAAAGGATCATCAGGCAGAACCTGGTGATCAGCCTCGGAATGGTGGCCGTTCTGATCCCGCTGACCATCTTAGGTATTGCCAGTATGGGTCCGGCCGTGGCGGCACATGAGGGATCAACCCTGGTGGTGGTAGCCAATGCGCTTCGGTTGCTGGCTTATAAACAAAAGTAGCCCGCAGTGGTATGGCCTCCATCAGTGATCGTCTGTCAATGATGGGCCGGCAGGATCTCTTTTCTACCCAGATACCTCGAATGTTCATCCGGTGCGCTGCTGCAGGTTTTAAAACGAATTAATGGTTCGCTTTTTGCAGGGGATCATTCCTGTATATCTGCCATTTCCTATATTTGGCAATCACATTTCAACAACTCTTTATTTATAATGGTCCGGGGGATCTGCGGGAAGTAAAAGACCGGCAGTTTTTCCTTTGCTTAATGATGGCAATGCAGCCTGCCGGCTGTATTATCACTTTAAACAGTAACATATGAAGACAGTAGCACTGAAGAAGATCAAGTTGTTTTTTATCGCCCTATCCCTTTGCTCGGTATCTAGCCTTCAGGCCCAGTATGTAGAGCCTGAGGAAAAGGACAAAGTCACTGAACTGTATCCTGAGGTAGCGTTTGATTCGGTGTACGCTAAATCTGTGCTGGCGAAAGGCACCGGCAAGATAACTGGTGTGGCTTTTACAAGGCCACGGACAAAATTTGGGTATAAAGCGCCGCTGGCGGACAAGATCAAGGCCAGCAAGATCACTGTCCAGCTATTCCCTGTAACGCCTTACCTGGAATCCTGGCTGGAGCTGCGCAAGAAAAAAGAGAACCGGAAGAAAAAGGTCTATGTCTATATGTCGCCCGAAGCCTTCCGGTACAGGCTGGAAGCGGTTACCAACAGCGAAGGGAAATTTACTTTCCCTGATATGAAACCGGGCAAATACTTTTTGACGGCTATCATGGATTACTCGCTGAGTAAATCCTATGACGCCTATACCGGCAGTGGTTATAATAATTATGGGGGACGAACCGATTACTACGAGCGCAAGCAGTATTTCTCCAACCATGCTGAACGATTGGAGGAATATGTAGAAGTAAAAAGCGATGGTGAAGTGGTCAAGGTAACGCTGAAGTAACCCTCACCGGTTATGGGCTGTTATTTCGCCAGGCCATCCTGCAGTTCCTTCCTGGAATTGCCGATTGTCCAGACAAGATCTTTCCGGAGGTCTTCCGGGTATAACGCTATAGCCTTTTCATACAGTTCTTCAGCCTGGGCAGTCAGCCGGGCTTTTTCCAGTAGTAATGCTTTGTTGACATACAACCAGGCCAGTTGTGTCTTGTTTGTTTCCTTACTAAGTGCTGAATCTATCAGCTTGAGAAAAGCCTTACTGGCTTTTGCCGGGAAAGAGGGATTGACCACAGCATCGCTGGAAAATACAAGGAAATTACTCTTGTACTTTTTTACAGCCGTATCCACCATTTGCAGGTAGAGGTCCCAGTCAAGGCCGGATTTGCCATAAAAGAAGATCTTTTTTTGCAGTATATCATTTTCAGACAACTTGAGCTCCTTCATAAAGCTGACTAAATATTGCATGCGGGCGCGGTCTTTCGTTTGCCCGATCTCTTTTAAAGAATTGTTGATAGTCCTGAATGCTTTTTGCCTGGCTTCTGTGCTGTATAATTTGAAATATTCCTT from Candidatus Pseudobacter hemicellulosilyticus encodes the following:
- a CDS encoding heavy metal translocating P-type ATPase, which gives rise to MENRQSDPDANRHKPEASTNAAGHEQATGNDHAHREGEKHDHPDGGKHLLEKGEPHAHGEDGKHTHAHSHGGVLGRHTELIFSLICGALVGIGFGLSFLQGIDGVVPTILYMAAYLFGGYFTAKEAIQTVSRGGFEIDFLMLVAALGAALLGSWLEGALLLFLFSLGHALEHAAMEKARKSISALMDLAPKTALVKQTGQIREVSIDALRVGDIVVVRPNTKIAADGVVVAGSSSVDQAPITGESIPVDKMAIDNPAIDLQDAEKLDARYRVFAGTINGNELLEIKVTREGTDSTLSRLVKMVNEAQEQQSPTQQFTRKVERIFVPAVLVLVTLLCFAFLVIDEPFSKSFYRAMAVLVAASPCALAISTPSAVLSGVARAARAGVLIKGGRPLEDLGTLTALAFDKTGTLTEGKPRLTTVHPFNNLAEMELLRIAVAVEALSDHPIAKAIVRDGKERLGNEAIPQAHDMEAVLGKGIKAAIGNDQVFAGNLTLFETLDAARPSAEIVSAVKKAEAEGQTTMLIRKNQKYIGLIAVMDTPRQEAKEVLAALQRAGIKKMIMLTGDNQQVAEAIAAEIGITDAMGSLLPEQKVEAIQRLAKEEGKVAMVGDGVNDAPAMAKSTVGIAMGAAGSDVALETADIALMGDKLGLLPFAIGLSRQSKRIIRQNLVISLGMVAVLIPLTILGIASMGPAVAAHEGSTLVVVANALRLLAYKQK